The Musa acuminata AAA Group cultivar baxijiao chromosome BXJ2-5, Cavendish_Baxijiao_AAA, whole genome shotgun sequence genomic interval GACGGGTCTCATCCCTTCCTCTATAGGAAACATgactaaattaaatattttttatcttttggataatcaattatcCGGTTTTATTCCTTTTGAGATTGGGAATCTAATTGAAGTTACTGATATAGCACTCTTCAAAAATCTACTGTCAGGTCCCGTCCCTTCCTCTATAGGAAATATGACTAAACTCGTGAAACTAGGTGTATATAATAATcagttgtctggacctttgcctacGGAGATCAATAACATTCATGGACTGACATACCTAGTGTTGTCAAATAATAGCTTCTCTGGCTATTTACCCCAAGATATATGTAAAGGTGGAGCCCTACAATTCCTCATTCTTCAAATGAACAATTTCGAAGGTCCCATTCCCACGACCTTGAAAAATTGTACGACACTAGAAAGGGTCCGTCTTGAACACAACCAACTCACCGGAGATGTATCTCAATGTCTTGGAGTATATCCCTATCTTTCTTATATCGATTTGAGCTTCAATCAACTCTCCGGTACACTCTCACCAGACTGGGCAAAATGGCACAATCTGACGCTCTTCAGAATCTCAAATAACAACATCACCGGAGTCATACCCACCGAGTTTGGGCAGTTGACGAAACTGCAAGGGCTGGACCTCTCGGGCAACTACCTACAAGGAGAGATCCCAAAGAGCTTCGGCAGCTTAACCCTTCTATACAATCTGAGCTTGGGCAACAACCAACTCGTCGGCCAGGTGCCTTCGGAGTTTGGAATGCTGTCCAatcttgaactgcttgatctcTCATCCAACAACTTGGCAGGAAGATTCCCAGATCAATTAGGCAACTGCATGAAACTCCGATCGTTGAAGCTTAACAACAACAACTTCAGTGGAACCATTCCTTTGGCCATTGGTAATCTGGTGGTCCTTCAAGACACGTTTGACGTCAGCCACAACTCACTAACAGGGGAGATTCCATCCCAACTCAGCAAATTGGTGATGCTGCAAATCCTGAATCTATCGCATAATTCCTTGTCGGGTCATCTTCCATCTTCGCTAACGTATATGACGAGCTTGTCTACCGTAGATGTATCCTACAATGAACTGGACGGCCCTGTTCCTGATAGCCCAGCTTTCCGAAGAGCCCCGGCGGAGTGGTTTGCCCATAACAATGATCTGTGTGGAGTTGTTCGAGGATTGCCTCCGTGTGTTACACTCGGTACTCCAACGAAAGATGACCGAAGCAAGCGCCACAAAGTGGTTGTAATAGCCATCACTCCTTCCGTCGTCGTCTTCCTGCAGCTGCTTttcaattgcacaagagaaagaaGCCGGCAGTACCGGTCGATGATAATCACATCAAAGAAGGTGCATTCTCTATATTGAATTTTGATGGAAGAGACGTATACAAGGACATCATCGAAGCCACCGAAGATTTCGATGCCAAGTACTGTATCGGAAGCGGTGCATACGGCAGTGTCTACAGAGCAGAGTTAGAAAGTGGGGAACTGCTAGCGGTGAAGAAGATTCATCTACCAGACACTGAAGGTACATGCGACGAGCAACCCTTTCAAACTGAGATACAAACTCTTACTCAAATTCGACATCGCAATATCGTCAAGCTTTACGGGTTCTGCTCCTCTCCCCGACGCAAAtttctggtgtacgagtacatggagaGAGGAAGTCTGGGATCTGTCCTCCGAAGCGAGACGGCAGCTGAATTGGACTGGGTGAAGAGGGTGAGCATCGTGAAGGATGTCGCCTGTGCTTTATCCTACATGCATCATGACTGCACACCACCCATCGTTCATCGAGATATTACCAGCAACAACATCCTACTTGATTCCGAATTCAAGGCTTGTGTTTCCGACTTTGGAATTGCTCGACTATTGAAGCCGGATTCATCAAATTGGACCATGCTTGCAGGCACACGGGGTTACTTAGCACCAGGTAAGTTTCTCTCTCTCAGATCTTGTGCAAATTAATACTACCTGCTGCAATTGAGAACATCTTCAAATTATATTTCGGAGGAGATCTCTATGGATTGGCGGTTTGATCATTGGCTCTTGTTGTCTGCAGAGCTTGCATATACAATGAGAGTGACCACCCAATGCGACGTGTACAGTTTTGGAGTGGTGACGCTGGAGTTACTGATGGGAGAGTATGGAgaagtgctcatttccattctgttgTCTTCACCGATCAACGATAGCTTTGTGAAAGATGTATTAGACCGACGTCTACCCGTTCCGGATGGTCAAGTTGCGGATGAAGTAGTTGCAATTTTGAGCTTGGCTCTTCGCAGTGTGGACAACCACCCCGAATCACGCCCGACAATGAAACAGGTCTCCGACAAGTTATGCGTGGTCAGAACACCCCCACCAAGCCTCCGATCTATTGATGCATTGAAGTTTTCTGACTTGATGAGCGTGGAGATATGATCTATATGCACTCCTCTGTGCCCCGATGCTTCTTTTGGACAGAATCGGTAGACTTTGTTTCCGTATGGCTTGCTTTATTAGTGGTTTCATTCTTCAGCGTGTTTAATAAAAGCATCGGATGGTAATCGATCTCTTTTCTAAATCTTGGACGCTTGAAAAGTTTGATTTTCTTTTACTATATGCTTTACACTTTCTTGAGAATTTGTGAAGGAAATTAAATGAAGGCTGAGGGATGATTGGTTTCTGATGTCTACCTGCCCACCATGACTGCTCTGCTACGGAGGCATGACAGAGGGCCGACCGATGAGTAGGAATTCATTCGTAGATTTGTATGTGTTGTGTGCTTTAGTGATTTCGTTACGTAATCAATAGCTCATGCAtccattaaatattatcaaatgaAATCTCCTACATCATTTCCACGAATCAGAGCAATGAGCTTCCTATTCTCACGGCTTAGCATATGGGATTGCTATGCTGCTTAGAGTAATATTTAAAGCAATAGGAGGGAGGAATAGCGTTCGTATGATGCAATGCAATGGTTGTCTGATTCAGTGGCTCGAGACTACGCTGCTATTGGCAACTACTAACTCCCTGTTTACTACAAATATAAAATGATCACGTCGTCAAAGAGAAAAGGATAAGGGAAAAGAATATGCATTATTAGCTCGTTTCATCGTTCCACattagagggaaaagaatatacgTGACAGAGTTAGCGTGTCTAGCAATGGAATCTTTCTTCTCCCAGAAATCTCTCCAccgccttcttcttctcttgcttGTCTTCTCAGTTTCTCCGAAGCTGGCATCGTCTTCGCTTGCATCGCAAGGTCGAGTGCTCCTTCAATGGAAAGCCAGCCTCAGAAGCCAACAATCACTTCGATATTGGAACCTCAGCACCAGCCCAAGCAGCTGGAGAGGCATAACCTGCAGCCTCCGGCGTCACAGGGTGATCACCGAGGTTAATCTGCCGAGCATGGGTTTGGATGGGCCACTCCACACTCTCAACTTCTCCGCTTTGCCATCACTGACCAGCCTCAATCTCACGTCCAACAGGCTCAGCGAGCAGATCCCTCCCACCATCTTCACTCTCTCTGAGCTCATCTCTTTTGATGTCCAAGGAAACGACTTCACGGGGACGATCCCAGCCAGGATCAGTTCTCTCACAAAGCTGAGATCCTTAAATCTCAGTGGAAATAAGATTAGTGGCTCCATCCCTCTTTCGTTAGGCAACATGACAAGCCTCGACTTCCTCACCCTGTCCGGAAATGGCTTCTCAGGAAGTATTCCTGAAGAAATGGGGGATCTCGAGAATCTCCAAGAGTTGGATCGCTCCGCAACTTTCTCACGGGATCAATCCCTCAAAGCCTGGGAAATTTGACTCAACTCTCCTTGTTGGATCTCTCTCTGAATCATTTATATGGATCTGTTCTTCCGACGCTGGGAAATCTTCGAAATCTTCTTGTCTTAAGCATCTTCAATTGATAAGGCATATTTCGGATCTCAGTCACGTCATGATTCATGCTACGATCTACCTCTAACGTCATCACATATGCAGACTAAGCATCACGTCACACCCTTGCAGATTCAACATAAGGGCTGCCTTCCTCCCACGCCGAGCTGAAGCTCATACAAGAAGGCATCCTTTCGACAAGTCCCGTCCCGAAAAAACTCGAGACAGTGTCGCATGGTGCCGTTCCGCACATACCGGATAGAGGCTGCACGAAGATACGAACTCGCCACTCGGGGGGGTCGGCTGCTATGCCAAATCTGCATACGATCGATCATTAGATAATGGTATAAAAGCCCCCAACTGGTATCTGActaggggaaaaaaaaagaaaaaatcaccGACTTAATCTACGATGGGCCCAAGTCAGGAATCTCCAACCTAGGGTCTGGGTGCAGGAACACGGCCAGCACTG includes:
- the LOC135613256 gene encoding MDIS1-interacting receptor like kinase 2-like; the protein is MASQLHKPLLCATLLLLLLLLLPRVPLVKASLGSQGRALLHWKATLQSRQSLRSWNLNSSPCNWTGVTCNYPVAGRGRSAITEISLPSMGLAGPLDALDFSTLGSLLRLNLSYNQFGGVIPPAISALSRLVSLDLTSNQFTSKIPVGMGSMKELRFLSLSHNQMVGAIPPSLCNLTGLMSLHLKDNKLVGVIPKELGRFQELMYLDIGVNRLSDWAKWHNLTLFRISNNNITGVIPTEFGQLTKLQGLDLSGNYLQGEIPKSFGSLTLLYNLSLGNNQLVGQVPSEFGMLSNLELLDLSSNNLAGRFPDQLGNCMKLRSLKLNNNNFSGTIPLAIGNLVVLQDTFDVSHNSLTGEIPSQLSKLVMLQILNLSHNSLSGHLPSSLTYMTSLSTVDVSYNELDGPVPDSPAFRRAPAEWFAHNNDLPKQAPQSGCNSHHSFRRRLPAAAFQLHKRKKPAVPVDDNHIKEGAFSILNFDGRDVYKDIIEATEDFDAKYCIGSGAYGSVYRAELESGELLAVKKIHLPDTEGTCDEQPFQTEIQTLTQIRHRNIVKLYGFCSSPRRKFLVYEYMERGSLGSVLRSETAAELDWVKRVSIVKDVACALSYMHHDCTPPIVHRDITSNNILLDSEFKACVSDFGIARLLKPDSSNWTMLAGTRGYLAPELAYTMRVTTQCDVYSFGVVTLELLMGEYGEVLISILLSSPINDSFVKDVLDRRLPVPDGQVADEVVAILSLALRSVDNHPESRPTMKQVSDKLCVVRTPPPSLRSIDALKFSDLMSVEI